A genomic window from Sphingobacterium spiritivorum includes:
- a CDS encoding ABC transporter permease, whose translation MNWLSIKLAFRQLWRQKLFTVLNVLGLAIGIAGCFSIARIIDYELKFDRNHQDLDQIYQIMSYSRFEGVSNNFGGVPLPLSSYLEDQRSEIELTVPVYVRYFYNVNTEQNKEDFTSPTLLVSTNGSYFDLVAYKWLAGNKGDVLKSPNEVVLTASRAAYYFKDTDPQQVIGKVLVYNDSLLYTVSGVIRDLDYPSSFEGKEFFPIPEKELKSKDWNARNSNHQLFVKVNSENKKQRLLQAINKKLDEETRELKNKYKYEGWFELLPLKDKHFTPSANNGAHSINRSVLYVLLSIAIFLIVLACINYINLTTAQLPKRAKQIGIQKSLGASSYKIMQIFFTETFVTLVCAIVIAIPFSLFFNHTFKDIIPTDIADFLSAGEVTGFIIIFIVVLTLINGIYPAWLSTRVNTVKILKSSLGEGRKKIWLRKVLIIFQFTISQLFVICTIIIGQQLHYALNANLGFDHEAVIIQEIPHRLSQKDVTNPRTYAEALKKHPEFASVALGHTPFSSSMWGNTYYRMVDTTKLQTQINLKFIDESYLDLYKLNILAGSNFIDRSDSSRHIIINEKAVQSYGFDSPQQAVGQLLKDGSDKDIRIIGVVNDFNQFDFRSTVGPIAFYYGKPDNLSNISIKLSSANKGEWESAIKVMEKEWKNSYPDQTFQYKFYEQQIEDMYEDDRRTAKLINISATITLFISCLGLFGLITLTSYQRTKEIGIRKILGAKNKQLFILLTKDFIWLVLIASVIATPIALYFMRKWLEDFSFRISISPWVFILASIAGILIAYITTSIQAIRAIRRNPANSLRDE comes from the coding sequence ATGAACTGGTTATCTATAAAATTAGCATTTCGTCAACTCTGGAGGCAAAAGCTTTTTACTGTACTGAATGTCTTGGGTTTGGCCATTGGAATTGCCGGCTGTTTTTCCATTGCCCGAATCATCGATTATGAGCTCAAATTTGACCGCAACCATCAGGATCTCGATCAGATCTATCAGATTATGTCTTACTCCCGGTTCGAGGGTGTCAGCAATAATTTCGGAGGAGTTCCCCTCCCGCTCTCATCCTATCTCGAAGATCAACGTTCGGAGATAGAACTGACTGTGCCTGTATACGTACGATATTTCTATAATGTAAATACGGAGCAAAATAAAGAAGATTTTACATCTCCCACATTGCTGGTCTCAACGAACGGATCCTATTTTGACCTGGTAGCTTATAAATGGCTGGCCGGAAACAAGGGAGATGTCCTGAAGTCTCCAAATGAGGTTGTACTCACAGCTTCCAGAGCAGCTTACTATTTCAAAGATACAGATCCGCAACAGGTTATAGGAAAGGTGCTTGTCTATAATGACAGTCTGCTATATACAGTATCGGGTGTGATCCGGGATCTGGATTATCCGTCCAGTTTTGAAGGAAAAGAGTTTTTTCCGATTCCGGAAAAAGAACTCAAAAGTAAAGATTGGAATGCAAGAAACTCTAACCATCAATTGTTTGTAAAGGTAAATTCAGAAAATAAAAAACAAAGATTACTTCAGGCTATCAACAAAAAGCTGGATGAAGAAACAAGAGAATTAAAAAATAAATATAAATATGAGGGCTGGTTTGAACTGCTTCCTTTAAAAGATAAGCACTTCACTCCTTCAGCCAATAACGGAGCACATTCTATAAATAGGTCTGTTCTATACGTATTATTAAGTATTGCCATTTTTCTGATCGTACTGGCCTGTATCAACTATATTAATCTCACCACAGCACAATTGCCTAAACGTGCAAAACAAATAGGCATTCAGAAATCTCTCGGAGCGAGTAGTTATAAAATTATGCAGATTTTCTTTACCGAAACATTTGTGACGCTGGTCTGTGCCATTGTAATAGCGATCCCGTTTTCTCTCTTCTTTAATCATACCTTTAAAGATATTATTCCAACAGATATAGCGGATTTTCTAAGCGCTGGAGAAGTTACAGGTTTTATAATCATCTTTATAGTAGTGCTGACACTGATCAACGGTATATATCCGGCATGGCTCAGCACGAGAGTCAATACCGTCAAAATTCTTAAATCTTCATTAGGTGAAGGCAGAAAAAAAATCTGGTTAAGAAAAGTTCTCATTATCTTCCAGTTTACAATATCCCAGCTATTTGTTATCTGTACTATCATTATCGGGCAACAATTGCATTATGCACTTAATGCCAACCTAGGTTTCGATCATGAAGCAGTAATTATTCAGGAAATTCCTCACAGACTCTCCCAAAAAGACGTCACGAATCCTCGTACCTATGCAGAGGCGCTTAAAAAACATCCGGAATTTGCTTCCGTAGCATTGGGTCACACCCCATTCAGCAGTTCTATGTGGGGCAATACCTACTACCGCATGGTAGATACTACTAAATTACAGACACAGATCAACTTAAAGTTTATCGATGAGTCTTATCTGGATCTTTATAAACTCAATATCCTTGCAGGTTCAAATTTTATTGATCGCAGTGACAGTTCAAGGCACATCATTATAAATGAAAAAGCAGTTCAGAGCTATGGTTTTGATTCACCACAGCAAGCAGTAGGACAATTGCTGAAAGATGGATCAGATAAGGATATACGCATAATAGGTGTCGTTAATGATTTTAATCAGTTTGATTTCAGAAGCACAGTGGGGCCGATTGCGTTTTATTATGGTAAGCCGGACAATTTATCAAACATCAGCATCAAACTTTCCAGCGCCAATAAAGGTGAATGGGAATCTGCTATTAAAGTCATGGAAAAGGAATGGAAGAACAGCTATCCGGATCAAACATTTCAATACAAATTCTATGAACAGCAAATAGAAGATATGTATGAAGATGACAGAAGAACAGCAAAACTGATTAATATCTCGGCAACGATTACACTTTTTATCAGCTGTCTGGGATTATTCGGACTGATCACACTGACCTCCTATCAAAGGACAAAGGAAATCGGCATACGCAAGATCCTTGGAGCAAAAAACAAGCAACTCTTTATCTTGTTGACTAAAGATTTTATATGGCTGGTGCTGATCGCATCTGTAATTGCCACCCCTATTGCGCTTTATTTTATGAGAAAATGGCTGGAAGATTTTTCATTTCGTATCTCCATAAGTCCATGGGTATTTATACTGGCAAGTATTGCAGGTATTCTTATCGCATATATTACAACAAGTATACAGGCCATAAGGGCTATCAGACGCAATCCTGCAAATAGTCTCCGGGATGAGTAA
- a CDS encoding glyceraldehyde-3-phosphate dehydrogenase produces the protein MSSKVLFEQEISSYTKKTEAATTFINIISRLWYEQAIELVLFRNQLIDRQNSHILNLHHEATVFAENNISIFDSLAVADTLQDLRLPPSRIDVGTLAMEMKNEGIAPTDLHDFLIRKLCKAHQTKEITPRDVVLYGFGRIGRLLARELIAKAGSGKQLRLRAIVTRDQVNETTLRKRAALLQHDSIHGDFEGTVEIDITNKALIINGLTVYILSAQAPEEIDYTAYQISNALVIDNTGAFRNAEELSRHLKSKGAANVLLTAPGKAVPNIVYGINQDEIDISKTAIYSAASCTTNAIAPVLHIIENKLGIIKGHIETIHAYTNDQNLVDNMHKKFRRGRAAALNMVITETGAGSAVSKAIPSLAGKLTSNAIRVPVPNGSLAILHLEIKQATDVETLNKLIKAAALKGDLVEQIKYAVNEELVSSDIVGNSSCSIVDAPATIVSADGHSIVLYVWYDNEYGYAQQVMRLSRHIAGVRRFVYY, from the coding sequence ATGTCCTCAAAAGTTCTGTTTGAACAGGAAATCTCTTCCTATACAAAAAAAACGGAAGCTGCTACAACTTTCATCAATATTATCAGCCGGCTATGGTATGAACAAGCGATTGAACTTGTGCTTTTCAGAAATCAACTGATTGACAGACAAAACAGTCACATTCTTAACCTTCACCATGAAGCGACAGTCTTTGCAGAAAACAACATCAGTATCTTTGATAGTCTGGCAGTGGCAGATACTCTGCAAGATCTCCGTCTTCCACCTTCGCGGATAGATGTAGGAACACTGGCAATGGAAATGAAGAATGAAGGCATCGCACCAACCGATCTTCATGATTTTCTGATTCGCAAACTCTGCAAAGCGCATCAGACCAAAGAGATTACGCCAAGAGATGTTGTCCTCTACGGATTCGGAAGAATAGGAAGACTATTGGCACGCGAACTCATTGCCAAGGCCGGTTCCGGCAAGCAACTACGGCTGCGTGCAATCGTAACGCGAGATCAGGTCAACGAAACCACACTTCGCAAAAGAGCTGCTTTATTGCAGCACGACTCCATACACGGTGATTTTGAAGGCACTGTAGAGATAGACATTACAAACAAGGCCCTTATTATTAACGGATTGACCGTATATATCCTGTCGGCACAGGCACCTGAAGAAATAGACTACACAGCGTACCAGATCTCAAATGCTCTGGTTATAGATAATACAGGAGCTTTTCGTAATGCAGAAGAGCTCAGCCGTCATCTCAAATCAAAAGGCGCAGCAAATGTATTGCTTACAGCACCCGGCAAAGCTGTGCCCAATATTGTCTACGGTATCAATCAGGATGAAATCGATATCAGCAAAACGGCAATCTACTCTGCAGCATCCTGCACAACAAATGCTATCGCTCCTGTATTGCACATTATCGAAAACAAATTGGGGATAATCAAAGGCCATATTGAAACAATCCACGCCTATACCAATGATCAGAATCTGGTGGACAATATGCACAAAAAATTCAGAAGAGGCCGTGCTGCAGCACTGAATATGGTCATCACAGAAACAGGTGCCGGCAGTGCGGTATCCAAGGCAATCCCTTCATTAGCAGGCAAACTTACTTCCAATGCAATCCGGGTGCCTGTCCCGAACGGATCTCTCGCTATTCTACATCTGGAAATCAAACAAGCAACTGATGTAGAGACGCTGAACAAATTGATCAAAGCCGCAGCGCTAAAAGGCGATCTTGTAGAACAGATCAAATACGCTGTTAATGAAGAACTGGTTTCTTCTGACATCGTAGGCAATTCATCATGCTCTATTGTAGACGCTCCGGCCACTATCGTATCAGCAGATGGTCATAGTATCGTATTATATGTCTGGTATGATAATGAATATGGATATGCGCAGCAGGTCATGCGCCTGTCCAGACATATTGCGGGTGTAAGAAGATTTGTTTACTATTAG
- a CDS encoding 3-deoxy-D-manno-octulosonic acid transferase, which produces MRLIYSLGILLYGSILRLIAPFHTKARLWTEGRKDWYLRMSQTVETGQKHIWFHFASLGEFEQGRAVLEEIKKKYSDKKIIITFYSPSGYEIRKNTNLADYVFYLPADTAGNAKRFTDLIQPEFVVFTKYEYWYYYFQELAQRQIPLLMISAIFRPEQIFFQPYGGFFRKILECVSYFFVQNEESLHLLKENGFRNVGITGDTRFDRVIQLPLQKKEIPEVAQFVADHPVLIAGSTWPDDEVLLHDLAGQYGEWKMIIAPHEIHDKHIQSIQELFPAALRFSGFSVYSPEVIRSAQVLIIDNIGMLSSLYGYGNVAYIGGGFGAGIHNTLEAATYGIPVIFGPKYHKFQEAKDLIECGAGFSISGTAELQTVFAEFQQLEKRVFAGEEARKYVRQRAGATAVIMKYLICKKLL; this is translated from the coding sequence ATGCGTCTGATCTATTCTTTGGGAATCCTACTTTATGGCAGTATTTTACGTCTGATAGCACCTTTTCATACGAAGGCGAGACTATGGACTGAGGGCAGGAAGGACTGGTATCTGCGCATGAGTCAAACGGTTGAAACAGGTCAAAAACACATTTGGTTTCACTTTGCATCTCTTGGTGAATTTGAGCAGGGAAGAGCCGTTTTGGAAGAGATAAAAAAAAAATATTCTGACAAAAAAATTATCATAACTTTTTATTCTCCTTCGGGATATGAGATTCGCAAGAATACAAATCTTGCTGATTATGTGTTTTATTTGCCAGCAGACACTGCGGGGAATGCAAAACGGTTTACAGATCTTATACAACCTGAATTTGTGGTATTTACCAAATACGAGTATTGGTATTATTACTTTCAGGAGCTGGCACAGCGGCAGATTCCGTTGCTGATGATTTCTGCAATTTTCAGACCTGAGCAGATTTTTTTCCAGCCTTATGGCGGTTTTTTCAGAAAAATTCTGGAATGTGTCAGCTATTTTTTTGTTCAGAATGAAGAAAGCCTTCACCTGTTAAAGGAGAATGGTTTTCGTAATGTCGGTATAACCGGAGACACCCGTTTCGACAGGGTAATACAGTTGCCGTTACAGAAAAAGGAAATACCTGAAGTGGCTCAATTTGTGGCGGATCATCCGGTATTGATTGCGGGGAGTACCTGGCCGGATGATGAAGTATTGTTACATGATCTGGCCGGCCAATATGGAGAATGGAAGATGATAATAGCTCCACATGAGATTCATGATAAGCATATTCAATCTATTCAGGAATTATTTCCGGCAGCCCTTAGATTTTCCGGTTTCTCTGTATATTCTCCTGAGGTTATCCGGAGTGCACAAGTGTTGATTATTGACAATATCGGGATGTTATCTTCGCTATACGGATACGGAAATGTCGCTTATATAGGCGGAGGCTTCGGAGCAGGCATACATAATACACTGGAAGCCGCCACTTACGGAATACCGGTGATCTTTGGACCTAAATATCATAAATTTCAGGAAGCGAAGGATCTGATTGAATGCGGAGCCGGTTTTTCAATTTCCGGTACAGCAGAGCTACAAACTGTTTTTGCTGAATTTCAACAATTAGAAAAACGGGTGTTTGCAGGAGAGGAAGCCCGGAAGTACGTGCGTCAGCGTGCGGGAGCGACAGCCGTCATCATGAAGTACCTGATCTGTAAAAAACTGCTGTGA
- a CDS encoding UDP-glucuronic acid decarboxylase family protein produces MKNKHRKRILITGAAGFLGSHLCDRFILEDYHVIGMDNLITGDIRNIEHLYKLDHFEFYHHDVSKFVHVPGHLDYILHFASPASPVDYLRIPIQTLKVGSLGTHNLLGLARAKNARILVASTSEIYGDPTVSPQSEDYWGNVNPVGPRGVYDEAKRFQEAMTMAYHNFHELQTRIVRIFNTFGPRMRLNDGRAVPAFIAQALRGEDLTVFGDGQQTRSFCYVSDQVEGIFKTLHADCADPINIGNPEEITLQQLAKEILLITNSKSKIIYQPLPAEDPKQRRPDISKAKRILNWEPVISRKQGLEQTIAYYRTLPLTHLEHKDFTYYNNR; encoded by the coding sequence GTGAAAAATAAGCATCGCAAACGGATTCTGATAACTGGAGCAGCAGGTTTCCTGGGCTCTCATCTTTGTGATCGTTTTATTCTGGAAGATTATCACGTTATCGGCATGGACAATCTGATCACAGGAGATATACGCAATATTGAACACTTGTATAAATTGGATCATTTTGAATTCTATCACCACGATGTTTCCAAATTTGTCCATGTTCCCGGACACCTTGATTATATCCTGCATTTCGCTTCACCTGCCAGTCCTGTGGATTACCTGCGTATCCCGATTCAGACACTGAAAGTAGGATCCTTAGGTACACATAATTTACTCGGACTTGCCAGAGCCAAAAATGCACGCATACTGGTGGCTTCCACTTCAGAGATCTACGGCGATCCGACAGTGAGTCCGCAATCAGAAGATTACTGGGGAAATGTCAATCCCGTGGGGCCCAGAGGAGTGTATGACGAGGCGAAGCGCTTTCAGGAGGCAATGACTATGGCATACCATAATTTCCATGAGTTGCAAACCCGTATTGTACGCATTTTTAATACCTTTGGACCACGTATGCGGCTCAACGACGGACGGGCAGTTCCCGCCTTTATCGCTCAGGCGCTGAGAGGAGAAGATCTGACAGTATTCGGGGACGGTCAACAGACACGGTCATTCTGCTATGTCAGTGATCAGGTGGAAGGAATCTTCAAAACATTGCACGCTGACTGTGCAGACCCGATCAATATCGGAAATCCGGAAGAAATCACTTTACAGCAACTGGCGAAAGAGATCCTGCTGATTACAAACAGCAAAAGTAAGATTATTTATCAGCCACTCCCTGCCGAAGATCCCAAGCAGAGGAGACCGGATATCAGTAAGGCAAAAAGAATATTAAACTGGGAGCCGGTCATATCCAGAAAGCAAGGACTGGAACAAACCATAGCATACTACCGTACTCTACCGCTAACGCATTTAGAACATAAAGATTTTACATACTATAATAATAGATAA
- the galE gene encoding UDP-glucose 4-epimerase GalE codes for MSKILVTGGTGYIGSHTVVELFNAGYTPVIIDNLSNSNILILDQIEKITGSRPEFHQFDLCDADAVSEFVKKNPDIRGIIHFAASKAVGESVADPLKYYHNNFFSLINLLETYRNSPVNFVFSSSCTVYGEPDTLPVTESAPVKKATSPYGNTKQIAEEILEETAKAYDNYNIIALRYFNPVGAHASALIGELPIGVPQNLLPFITQTAIGKREKLTVFGGDYDTPDGSCVRDYIHVIDLAKAHVAAIKLLEKGNPNGKYDVFNVGTGNGYTVLEAIKAFESVSGEKLNYVIGPRREGDIIKVWGDVTKSAEQLGWKAELGIEEMMSSSWKWEKYLKENPIG; via the coding sequence ATGAGCAAAATACTTGTAACAGGAGGAACCGGATATATTGGTTCGCACACTGTAGTAGAATTATTCAACGCAGGATATACACCTGTAATTATTGACAACCTTTCTAACTCAAACATCCTTATTCTGGATCAGATTGAGAAGATAACGGGCAGCAGGCCCGAATTTCACCAGTTTGATTTATGCGATGCAGATGCTGTATCTGAATTTGTCAAAAAGAATCCGGATATCAGAGGAATCATACATTTCGCAGCTTCCAAAGCGGTGGGTGAATCTGTCGCTGATCCATTGAAATATTACCACAACAATTTCTTTTCGCTGATCAATCTTTTGGAAACATACCGCAACAGTCCTGTCAACTTTGTATTTTCTTCCAGCTGTACAGTATACGGAGAACCGGACACCCTGCCTGTTACTGAAAGTGCGCCTGTCAAGAAAGCAACTTCTCCATATGGAAATACGAAACAGATCGCAGAAGAAATACTCGAAGAAACGGCCAAAGCATACGACAATTACAACATTATCGCCTTGCGCTATTTCAATCCGGTAGGTGCACATGCTTCTGCACTGATTGGTGAATTGCCGATAGGAGTACCTCAAAACCTGCTTCCGTTTATCACACAGACAGCAATTGGAAAAAGAGAAAAATTAACCGTGTTCGGAGGCGATTATGACACACCGGACGGATCATGCGTACGTGATTATATTCATGTGATAGATCTTGCAAAGGCACACGTTGCGGCTATTAAACTTCTTGAAAAAGGAAATCCAAATGGCAAATATGATGTGTTCAATGTAGGCACCGGAAATGGGTATACGGTATTAGAAGCTATTAAAGCTTTTGAAAGTGTATCCGGAGAGAAGCTTAATTATGTAATCGGCCCGCGTCGTGAAGGAGATATCATCAAAGTATGGGGAGACGTTACTAAATCTGCCGAGCAACTGGGATGGAAAGCAGAATTAGGTATTGAAGAAATGATGTCCAGTTCATGGAAATGGGAAAAATATCTTAAAGAAAACCCAATCGGATAA
- a CDS encoding endonuclease/exonuclease/phosphatase family protein, translated as MRKIFLLLQFFFTVAVWGQESKNLRVLQFNIWQEGTVVPGGFEAIANEIARLKPDLIAFSEVRNYHDTKFNERIVEALAQRGLTYYSFFSNDSGLLSRYPLASYGRVGDDSKFKGTIHKAVVSPSEGKTIAFYTAHLEYTKGANYLPRGYHADTWAKLEAPIVDADAILANNNSSSRDEAIQIFMDDAAKEISVGHEVILGGDFNEPSYLDWTARTKDKYDHKGLIIPWTITKMLAEGGFQDAFRKVYPNEVTHPGFTFPSYNKDVEISKLVWGASADERDRIDFIFYKSGQRLKPVKAAVVGPKESILRGEKTTEVSKDKFILPLAVWPTDHKALLIDFQWK; from the coding sequence ATGAGAAAAATATTTCTTCTTTTACAGTTCTTTTTTACAGTTGCTGTATGGGGACAAGAGTCCAAAAATTTGCGTGTTCTTCAGTTTAATATATGGCAGGAAGGAACAGTTGTGCCGGGTGGTTTTGAAGCTATAGCAAATGAAATCGCACGTTTGAAACCCGATCTGATTGCATTTAGTGAAGTGCGAAATTATCACGATACAAAATTTAATGAGCGTATAGTCGAAGCACTTGCACAAAGAGGTCTTACCTATTATTCTTTTTTTAGCAATGACAGCGGCCTTCTGAGCCGTTATCCGTTGGCTTCTTACGGACGTGTGGGTGATGACAGCAAATTTAAAGGAACTATACACAAAGCTGTTGTTTCTCCTTCGGAGGGAAAGACGATTGCATTTTACACTGCTCACCTGGAGTATACGAAAGGCGCAAATTATCTGCCACGAGGTTACCATGCGGATACATGGGCAAAACTTGAAGCACCTATTGTAGATGCAGACGCTATTTTAGCTAACAATAATTCATCCAGTCGTGATGAAGCTATTCAGATTTTCATGGACGATGCTGCGAAAGAAATCAGTGTAGGACATGAGGTAATCCTTGGAGGCGATTTTAACGAACCGTCTTATCTGGACTGGACCGCTCGTACCAAAGATAAATATGATCATAAGGGGTTGATTATTCCCTGGACGATTACCAAAATGCTTGCTGAAGGAGGGTTTCAGGATGCATTTCGTAAAGTATATCCAAATGAAGTAACTCATCCCGGTTTTACTTTTCCTTCGTACAATAAAGATGTTGAGATCAGTAAGCTGGTGTGGGGAGCGTCGGCCGATGAGCGGGACAGGATTGATTTTATCTTTTACAAATCAGGTCAAAGGCTAAAGCCTGTCAAGGCTGCCGTTGTCGGCCCTAAAGAATCTATCTTGAGAGGAGAGAAGACAACCGAAGTATCAAAAGACAAATTTATACTACCACTGGCTGTATGGCCGACGGATCATAAAGCATTGTTAATAGACTTTCAATGGAAATAA
- a CDS encoding helix-turn-helix transcriptional regulator, giving the protein MKLLYLLFPFLIAGFYAESQELKLQSFTTRKQQLESILATEHTLPADTSRLKTYLLPIIRQADKDRDSSLRAAYYGLMADGYALFYDDINPKSTQLYLQSIHTASVNKKPDVELWAILNYAHYLYNYRDMSAALPLFMQAIDQIGKLKQESILIPCESFRHIGYFLGTIGDYDESIVYLKRAEEYAAALSCDRAALQDNIGQYLLKKQDTVSAEMYFKKAMYTARRVNDEVRLGKAMGNMALIYQGRGQIDKAIRFVQQDLVYSTKYQSDQNTMYALILLGKLYLANHHISGAEKVISEAEKYAVAKPYFKRSEYEIVRLRLDIALMQKDVQEELIARRRLAVLDDSLANSDGDMILRQTRWLAQKERYAHNIELARQSYEKEKFKKGTYLVLVVILLIIIALIFNIFKRKNKARQDNYDKRILQLQVEKVLSDQRLLKANETMASYRSYMAEKNEQIDLLAKEIKEISKSSSASLKQQKGQLQSLLDSHLMTEENWTNFKTAFQREYPFFIQQLRKNYPELTESNQRIILLLKLGLSNKEMSNMLGVTVDAVKKSRQRLRKKLGEKSDDLFNIVFDRDTSDSDNG; this is encoded by the coding sequence GTGAAGTTACTGTATTTGCTTTTTCCTTTTTTGATAGCTGGTTTTTATGCGGAAAGTCAGGAATTAAAATTACAAAGTTTTACTACCCGTAAACAACAGCTTGAATCTATACTGGCTACAGAACATACACTTCCTGCAGATACGTCCCGGCTTAAGACCTATCTTCTTCCCATTATCCGGCAGGCAGATAAGGACAGGGACTCCAGTTTGAGGGCTGCCTATTATGGACTGATGGCTGATGGCTATGCCTTGTTCTATGATGATATCAATCCTAAGAGTACACAATTATACCTGCAATCTATACATACAGCTTCTGTCAATAAAAAACCGGATGTAGAGCTCTGGGCGATACTCAATTATGCTCATTATCTGTATAATTACAGAGATATGTCTGCCGCTCTTCCGTTATTTATGCAGGCAATTGATCAAATTGGTAAATTAAAACAGGAAAGCATTTTGATTCCCTGTGAATCATTCAGGCATATCGGTTATTTCCTGGGGACGATCGGCGATTATGATGAGTCGATTGTCTATCTGAAAAGAGCGGAAGAATATGCCGCTGCCCTGTCCTGTGACAGAGCTGCTCTTCAGGATAATATCGGCCAGTATCTGTTGAAAAAGCAGGATACGGTAAGTGCAGAAATGTATTTCAAAAAAGCAATGTATACGGCAAGGCGGGTAAATGATGAGGTGCGTTTGGGTAAAGCAATGGGCAATATGGCACTTATTTATCAGGGAAGGGGACAGATAGATAAGGCTATTCGTTTTGTACAACAGGATCTTGTCTACTCGACCAAATATCAGAGTGATCAGAATACAATGTATGCATTGATATTGTTAGGTAAGCTGTATCTGGCCAACCACCATATTTCCGGTGCGGAAAAAGTGATCAGTGAGGCTGAAAAATATGCTGTGGCCAAACCTTATTTTAAGAGATCCGAATATGAGATTGTACGTCTGCGGCTGGATATTGCCTTGATGCAAAAAGATGTACAGGAAGAGTTAATAGCACGCCGGAGACTGGCGGTGCTGGATGATTCTCTGGCCAATTCGGATGGGGATATGATCCTCAGGCAGACCAGATGGCTTGCACAGAAAGAAAGATATGCGCACAATATCGAACTTGCTCGTCAGAGCTATGAGAAAGAGAAGTTTAAAAAGGGAACTTATTTAGTTCTCGTCGTTATCTTATTGATCATTATAGCGTTGATCTTCAATATTTTTAAGCGGAAGAATAAAGCACGTCAGGATAATTATGACAAGCGTATCCTTCAGCTTCAGGTTGAAAAGGTGCTTTCAGATCAAAGACTATTGAAAGCGAACGAGACTATGGCTTCTTATCGAAGTTATATGGCTGAAAAAAATGAACAAATCGATCTGCTTGCCAAAGAAATAAAGGAGATCAGTAAATCATCTTCAGCTTCTTTAAAACAGCAGAAAGGTCAATTGCAATCCTTGCTGGACTCTCATCTGATGACTGAAGAAAACTGGACCAATTTTAAAACTGCTTTTCAAAGAGAATATCCCTTTTTTATTCAGCAATTGCGTAAAAATTATCCGGAACTTACAGAGTCTAATCAGCGTATTATACTGTTGCTGAAGTTAGGCCTTTCCAATAAAGAGATGTCTAATATGTTGGGCGTTACTGTAGATGCAGTGAAAAAATCCAGACAACGGTTACGTAAGAAACTGGGGGAGAAATCAGACGATCTTTTCAATATTGTGTTTGATCGGGATACTTCAGATTCAGACAACGGTTAG